The following proteins come from a genomic window of Enterobacter chengduensis:
- the rutD gene encoding pyrimidine utilization protein D, with protein MKLSVSPPPYEGTPVVVLISGLGGSGSYWLPQLAALEPEYQVVCYDQRGTGNNPDALPEGYSLAQMADELALALAEAGIARYSVVGHALGALVGLQLALDRPEALTALVCVNGWLTLNAHTRRCFQIRERLLHYGGTQAWVEAQPLFLYPADWMAARAPRLEAEEALALAHFQGKANLLHRLSALKKADFSRHAARIRCPVQLICSADDMLVPAVCSSELQAALPHSHGAVMRQGGHACNVTEPDTFNTLLLNGLASLLHSPEPAL; from the coding sequence ATGAAACTCTCCGTCTCACCGCCGCCGTATGAGGGTACGCCCGTGGTGGTCTTGATTTCCGGTCTCGGCGGCAGCGGCAGCTACTGGCTGCCGCAGCTGGCCGCGCTGGAGCCGGAGTATCAGGTGGTGTGCTATGACCAGCGCGGAACGGGCAATAACCCCGACGCCCTGCCGGAAGGCTACAGCCTGGCGCAGATGGCGGACGAACTGGCCCTGGCGCTGGCTGAAGCCGGGATCGCGCGCTACAGCGTCGTCGGTCACGCGCTGGGGGCGCTGGTCGGCCTGCAACTGGCCCTCGACAGGCCCGAGGCCCTCACCGCGCTGGTGTGCGTCAACGGCTGGTTAACCCTCAACGCCCACACCCGACGCTGCTTTCAGATCCGCGAGCGCCTGCTGCATTACGGCGGCACGCAGGCGTGGGTTGAGGCGCAGCCGCTGTTTCTCTACCCGGCAGACTGGATGGCCGCCCGCGCGCCCCGTCTGGAGGCCGAAGAAGCGCTGGCGCTGGCCCATTTCCAGGGAAAAGCCAACCTGCTGCACCGGCTCAGCGCCCTGAAAAAGGCCGACTTCAGCCGCCACGCCGCGCGCATCCGCTGCCCGGTACAGCTTATCTGCTCCGCCGACGACATGCTGGTACCCGCGGTCTGCTCGTCCGAGCTGCAGGCGGCTCTCCCGCACAGCCACGGCGCGGTGATGCGCCAGGGCGGGCACGCCTGCAACGTCACCGAGCCGGACACCTTTAACACCCTGCTGCTGAACGGGCTCGCCAGCCTGCTGCACAGTCCCGAACCCGCTTTGTAA
- the rutC gene encoding pyrimidine utilization protein C has product MPKSVIIPPGTSTPIAPFVPGTLADGVVYVSGTLPFDKDNNVVFINDPKAQTRHVLETIKTVIETAGGTMEDVTFNSIFITDWKNYAAINEIYAEFFPGDKPARFCIQCGLVKPDALVEIATVAHIAK; this is encoded by the coding sequence ATGCCGAAATCCGTGATTATTCCGCCGGGCACCAGCACGCCCATCGCCCCGTTCGTCCCCGGCACGCTCGCCGACGGGGTGGTGTATGTCTCCGGCACGCTGCCGTTCGATAAAGACAACAACGTGGTGTTTATCAACGACCCAAAGGCGCAAACCCGCCACGTGCTGGAGACGATCAAAACCGTGATCGAAACGGCGGGTGGCACCATGGAGGATGTGACCTTCAACAGCATCTTTATCACCGACTGGAAAAACTACGCCGCGATTAACGAAATCTACGCCGAGTTCTTCCCCGGCGATAAACCGGCCCGGTTCTGCATTCAGTGCGGGCTGGTGAAGCCGGACGCGCTGGTGGAAATCGCCACCGTTGCGCACATCGCGAAGTGA
- the rutB gene encoding pyrimidine utilization protein B encodes MTTLNARPEAITFSPQQSALIVVDMQNAYASQGGYLDLAGFDVSATKPVIENINTAVAAARAAGMLIVWFQNGWDDQYVEAGGPGSPNFHKSNALKTMRKNPELQGKLLAKGGWDYQLVDELVPQAGDIVLPKPRYSGFFNTPLDSLLRSRGIRHLVFTGIATNVCVESTLRDGFFLEYFGVVLEDATHQAGPEFAQKAALFNIETFFGWVSNVNDFCDALNPPLARIA; translated from the coding sequence ATGACGACCCTCAACGCACGCCCGGAAGCCATCACCTTCTCGCCGCAGCAGAGCGCGCTGATCGTGGTGGACATGCAAAACGCCTACGCCAGCCAGGGCGGCTATCTGGACCTGGCGGGGTTCGACGTCTCCGCCACCAAACCCGTGATTGAGAACATCAACACCGCCGTCGCCGCCGCGCGCGCCGCGGGCATGCTCATCGTCTGGTTCCAGAACGGCTGGGATGACCAGTACGTGGAGGCCGGCGGGCCCGGCTCGCCCAACTTCCACAAGTCCAACGCCCTGAAAACGATGCGCAAAAACCCAGAACTGCAGGGCAAGCTGCTGGCCAAAGGCGGCTGGGACTATCAGCTGGTGGACGAGCTGGTGCCGCAGGCGGGCGATATCGTCCTGCCGAAACCGCGCTACAGCGGCTTTTTCAATACCCCGCTCGACAGCCTGCTGCGCAGCCGGGGCATTCGCCACCTGGTCTTCACCGGGATCGCCACCAACGTCTGCGTGGAGTCGACCCTGCGCGACGGCTTTTTCCTCGAGTATTTTGGCGTGGTGCTGGAAGACGCGACCCACCAGGCCGGGCCGGAATTCGCCCAGAAGGCGGCCCTGTTCAATATCGAAACCTTTTTTGGCTGGGTCAGTAACGTCAATGATTTCTGCGACGCCCTGAATCCCCCGCTCGCCCGCATCGCCTGA
- the rutA gene encoding pyrimidine utilization protein A: MKIGVFVPIGNNGWLISTAAPQYMPTFELNKAIVQKAEHYHFDFALSMIKLRGFGGKTEFWDHNLESFTLMAGLAAVTSRIQIYATAATLTLPPAIVARMASTIDSISGGRFGVNLVTGWQKPEYEQMGLWPGDDYFSRRYDYLTEYVQVLRDLWGTGKSDFKGDFFTMNDCRVSPQPSVPMKVICAGQSDAGMEFSAKYADFNFCFGKGVNTPAAFAPTAARMKEAADKTGRDVGSYVLFMVIADETDDAARAKWERYKDGADEEALSWLTEQSQKDTRSGADTNVRQMADPTSAVNINMGTLVGSYASVARMLDEVAAVPGAEGVLLTFDDFLTGVETFGDRIQPLMQCRAHIPAMTKEVA, encoded by the coding sequence ATGAAAATTGGCGTATTTGTACCCATCGGCAACAACGGCTGGCTTATCTCGACCGCTGCCCCGCAATACATGCCGACCTTTGAGCTGAATAAAGCCATCGTGCAGAAAGCGGAGCACTACCATTTCGACTTTGCGCTTTCGATGATCAAGCTGCGCGGCTTTGGCGGCAAAACCGAATTCTGGGATCACAACCTGGAGTCCTTCACCCTAATGGCCGGGCTGGCCGCGGTCACCTCGCGGATTCAGATCTACGCGACCGCCGCCACGCTCACCCTGCCCCCGGCGATCGTCGCGCGCATGGCCTCCACCATCGACTCCATCTCCGGCGGGCGCTTTGGCGTCAACCTGGTGACCGGCTGGCAAAAGCCGGAGTACGAGCAGATGGGGCTCTGGCCGGGTGACGACTACTTCTCCCGTCGCTACGACTACCTGACCGAGTACGTGCAGGTCCTGCGCGACCTGTGGGGGACCGGCAAAAGCGATTTCAAAGGCGACTTCTTCACCATGAACGACTGTCGCGTCAGCCCGCAGCCGTCGGTGCCGATGAAGGTGATCTGCGCCGGGCAGAGCGACGCGGGAATGGAATTCTCCGCCAAATACGCCGACTTTAACTTCTGCTTCGGCAAAGGCGTCAACACCCCTGCCGCCTTCGCCCCCACCGCGGCGCGCATGAAAGAGGCCGCCGACAAAACCGGGCGCGACGTGGGATCCTACGTGCTGTTTATGGTCATTGCCGACGAAACCGACGACGCCGCGCGCGCCAAATGGGAGCGCTATAAGGACGGCGCCGACGAGGAGGCCCTGAGCTGGCTAACCGAGCAGAGCCAGAAGGACACCCGCTCCGGCGCGGACACCAACGTGCGCCAGATGGCTGACCCGACCTCTGCCGTCAATATCAACATGGGCACGCTGGTCGGCTCGTACGCCAGCGTCGCCAGAATGCTTGACGAAGTGGCGGCCGTGCCCGGGGCGGAGGGCGTTCTGCTGACCTTCGATGATTTCCTCACCGGCGTGGAGACCTTCGGCGATCGCATCCAGCCGCTGATGCAGTGCCGCGCCCACATTCCTGCCATGACGAAGGAGGTGGCGTAA
- the rutR gene encoding HTH-type transcriptional regulator RutR translates to MTQGAVKTPGKRSQAVSAKKQAILSAALETFSQFGIHGTRLEQVAEQSGVSKTNLLYYYPSKEALYVAVMQQILDIWLAPLKAFRAELAPLVAIKEYIRLKLEVSRDYPQASRLFCLEMLQGAPLLQAELTGDLKQLVDDKSAIIAGWVASGKLAPVDPQHLIFMIWAATQHYADFAAQVEAVTGKTLQDEAFFHSTLENVQRMIIEGIRVR, encoded by the coding sequence ATGACGCAAGGCGCAGTGAAAACACCAGGTAAACGTTCGCAGGCGGTGAGCGCCAAGAAGCAGGCGATCCTCAGCGCGGCGCTGGAGACGTTTTCACAGTTTGGCATTCACGGCACGCGGCTGGAGCAGGTAGCGGAGCAGTCCGGGGTCTCCAAAACCAATCTGCTCTACTACTACCCGTCGAAAGAGGCGCTGTATGTCGCGGTGATGCAGCAGATCCTCGATATCTGGCTGGCGCCGCTGAAGGCGTTCCGCGCAGAGCTGGCCCCGCTGGTGGCGATAAAAGAGTACATCCGCCTGAAGCTGGAGGTGTCGCGCGATTACCCGCAGGCGTCGCGCCTGTTTTGTCTTGAGATGCTGCAGGGCGCGCCGCTGCTGCAGGCTGAACTGACGGGGGATTTAAAACAGCTGGTGGACGATAAGTCGGCGATTATTGCCGGATGGGTCGCCAGCGGAAAGCTGGCACCGGTCGACCCGCAGCATCTGATCTTTATGATTTGGGCCGCCACCCAGCATTACGCTGACTTTGCGGCCCAGGTTGAGGCGGTCACCGGGAAAACGCTGCAGGACGAAGCGTTTTTCCACAGCACCCTGGAAAACGTGCAGCGGATGATTATTGAAGGGATCCGCGTGCGCTAG
- a CDS encoding lysozyme inhibitor LprI family protein yields the protein MKRVFLAGAALLLSASALADECDKATTQLELNTCSAQQYQAADKKLNQTYQAAIKRAAAPQRDLLKKAQQAWITLRDADCAFIGSGTEGGSVQPMIVNQCLAEKTVEREAFLASLMQCEEGDLSCPLPPG from the coding sequence ATGAAAAGAGTATTTCTCGCAGGTGCCGCACTGCTGCTGAGCGCCAGCGCGCTGGCCGACGAGTGCGACAAAGCGACCACCCAGCTTGAGCTGAATACCTGCAGCGCGCAGCAGTACCAGGCTGCTGATAAAAAGCTCAACCAGACCTATCAGGCCGCCATCAAACGCGCGGCAGCCCCCCAGCGCGATCTGCTGAAAAAAGCGCAGCAGGCGTGGATTACCCTGCGCGACGCGGACTGCGCGTTTATCGGTTCGGGGACGGAAGGCGGGAGCGTACAGCCGATGATTGTGAACCAGTGCCTGGCGGAAAAAACCGTGGAGCGCGAAGCGTTTCTGGCCTCGCTGATGCAGTGTGAAGAGGGCGACTTAAGCTGCCCTCTCCCGCCGGGCTGA
- the putA gene encoding trifunctional transcriptional regulator/proline dehydrogenase/L-glutamate gamma-semialdehyde dehydrogenase yields MGMTTMGVKLDDATRERIKTAATRIDRTPHWLIKQAIFNYLERLESDEGLPELPALLAGAANESEEAPAAGDESHQPFLEFAEQILPQSVSRAAITGAYRRAETDAVPMLLEQARLPEAIAARAHDLAYQLADKLRNQKTATGRAGMVQGLLQEFSLSSQEGVALMCLAEALLRIPDKATRDALIRDKISNGNWHSHIGRSPSLFVNAATWGLLFTGKLVSTHNEANLSRSLNRIIGKSGEPLIRKGVDMAMRLMGEQFVTGETIAEALANARKLEDKGFRYSYDMLGEAALTAADAQAYMVSYQQAIHAIGKASNGRGIYEGPGISIKLSALHPRYSRAQYDRVMEELYPRLKSLTLLARQYDIGINIDAEEADRLEISLDLLEKLCFEPELAGWNGIGFVIQAYQKRCPFVIDYLIDLASRSRRRLMIRLVKGAYWDSEIKRAQMEGLEGYPVYTRKVYTDVSYLACAKKLLGVPNLIYPQFATHNAHTLAAIYSLAGQNYYPGQYEFQCLHGMGEPLYEQVTGKVADGKLNRPCRIYAPVGTHETLLAYLVRRLLENGANTSFVNRIADTTLPLDELVADPVQAVEKMAAQEGQIGLPHPKIALPRELYGKGRVNSAGLDLANEHRLASLSSALLNSALQKWQAKPILEQSVEDGDMQPVINPAEPKDIVGYVREATDAEVERALDSAVNNAPIWFATPPQERAAILERAAVLMEDQKQQLIGILVREAGKTFSNAIAEVREAVDFLHYYAGQVRDDFDNETHRPLGPVVCISPWNFPLAIFTGQIAAALAAGNSVLAKPAEQTPLIAAQGINILLEAGVPAGVVQLLPGRGETVGARLTSDNRVRGVMFTGSTEVATLLQRNIATRLDAQGRPTPLIAETGGMNAMIVDSSALTEQVVVDVLASAFDSAGQRCSALRVLCLQDDVADHTLKMLRGAMAECRMGNPGRLTTDIGPVIDAEAKANIENHIQAMRAKGRPVFQAVRESSEDAREWRSGTFVPPTLIELASFDELKKEVFGPVLHVVRYNRNNLNELVEQINASGYGLTLGVHTRIDETIAQVTGSAKVGNLYVNRNMVGAVVGVQPFGGEGLSGTGPKAGGPLYLYRLLANRPENALGVTLARQDADYPVDAQLKTVLTQPLEALIAWAEKRPELRAVAQQYGELAQAGTQRLLPGPTGERNTWTLMPRERVLCVADNEQDALVQLAAAMATGCEVLWPEDALHRDLAKQLPKAVSARIRFAKADALLTQPFDAVIYHGDSDQLRELCEQVAARSGAIVSVQGFARGETNLLLERLYVERSLSVNTAAAGGNASLMTIG; encoded by the coding sequence ATGGGTATGACCACCATGGGGGTGAAGCTGGATGACGCCACCCGCGAACGGATTAAGACCGCAGCAACCCGCATTGACCGCACGCCGCACTGGTTAATTAAGCAGGCGATTTTTAACTATCTCGAAAGGCTCGAGAGCGACGAGGGCCTGCCGGAGCTGCCTGCCCTGCTGGCCGGTGCGGCCAATGAAAGCGAGGAAGCGCCCGCCGCTGGCGACGAGAGCCATCAGCCGTTCCTCGAGTTTGCCGAGCAGATCCTGCCGCAGTCCGTCAGCCGCGCCGCCATTACCGGCGCCTACCGCCGTGCCGAAACCGACGCCGTGCCGATGCTGCTGGAGCAGGCCCGCCTGCCGGAAGCCATTGCCGCCCGGGCCCACGACCTGGCCTATCAGTTAGCCGACAAGCTGCGCAACCAGAAAACCGCCACCGGCCGCGCCGGGATGGTTCAGGGGCTGCTGCAGGAGTTCTCCCTCTCCTCACAGGAAGGCGTGGCGCTGATGTGCCTGGCGGAAGCGCTGCTGCGTATTCCGGATAAAGCCACCCGCGACGCGCTGATCCGCGACAAGATCAGCAACGGCAACTGGCATTCGCACATTGGCCGCAGCCCGTCGCTGTTCGTCAACGCGGCGACCTGGGGCCTGCTGTTTACCGGCAAGCTGGTGTCGACCCATAACGAAGCTAACCTCTCCCGCTCCCTGAACCGCATCATCGGCAAGAGCGGCGAACCGCTGATCCGCAAAGGCGTGGACATGGCGATGCGCCTGATGGGCGAGCAGTTCGTCACCGGAGAAACCATTGCCGAAGCGCTGGCGAACGCCCGCAAGCTGGAAGACAAAGGCTTCCGCTACTCGTACGACATGCTCGGTGAAGCGGCCCTGACCGCCGCCGACGCGCAGGCCTACATGGTCTCTTACCAGCAGGCGATCCACGCCATCGGTAAAGCCTCCAACGGCCGCGGCATTTATGAAGGCCCGGGCATCTCCATTAAGCTCTCCGCCCTGCACCCGCGCTACAGCCGCGCGCAGTACGATCGGGTAATGGAGGAGCTTTACCCGCGCCTGAAGTCCCTGACCCTGCTGGCGCGCCAGTATGATATCGGCATTAACATCGACGCCGAAGAGGCCGACCGTCTGGAGATCTCCCTCGATCTGCTGGAAAAGCTGTGCTTCGAGCCAGAGCTGGCGGGCTGGAACGGCATTGGCTTCGTTATCCAGGCGTACCAGAAGCGCTGCCCGTTCGTTATTGACTATCTGATCGACCTGGCCAGCCGCAGCCGCCGTCGCCTGATGATCCGTCTGGTCAAGGGCGCCTACTGGGACAGCGAAATCAAGCGCGCCCAGATGGAAGGGCTGGAAGGCTATCCGGTCTATACCCGCAAGGTTTACACCGACGTCTCTTACCTCGCCTGCGCGAAAAAGCTGCTCGGCGTGCCGAACCTGATCTACCCGCAGTTCGCTACCCACAACGCCCACACCCTGGCGGCGATCTACAGCCTGGCCGGGCAGAACTACTATCCGGGCCAGTACGAGTTCCAGTGCCTGCACGGCATGGGCGAACCGCTCTACGAGCAGGTGACCGGTAAGGTGGCGGACGGCAAGCTGAACCGCCCGTGCCGTATCTATGCCCCGGTAGGCACCCACGAAACCCTGCTGGCGTACCTGGTGCGTCGCCTGCTGGAAAACGGCGCGAACACCTCCTTCGTGAACCGCATCGCCGACACCACCCTGCCGCTCGACGAGCTGGTGGCCGACCCGGTGCAGGCCGTTGAGAAGATGGCGGCGCAGGAAGGCCAGATTGGCCTGCCGCATCCGAAGATTGCCCTGCCGCGCGAGCTGTACGGCAAAGGCCGCGTCAACTCGGCGGGTCTGGACCTCGCCAACGAACACCGTCTGGCGTCCCTCTCCTCTGCCCTGCTCAACAGCGCCCTGCAGAAATGGCAGGCGAAGCCGATCCTCGAGCAGTCCGTTGAGGACGGCGACATGCAGCCGGTCATTAACCCGGCAGAGCCAAAAGACATCGTCGGCTACGTGCGGGAAGCCACCGACGCGGAAGTGGAACGGGCCCTGGACAGCGCGGTGAATAACGCCCCAATCTGGTTCGCCACCCCGCCGCAGGAGCGCGCCGCCATTCTGGAACGCGCCGCGGTGCTGATGGAAGACCAGAAGCAACAGCTTATCGGCATTCTGGTGCGCGAGGCGGGTAAAACCTTCAGCAACGCCATCGCCGAAGTGCGCGAGGCGGTCGACTTCCTGCACTACTACGCCGGTCAGGTGCGCGATGATTTCGACAACGAAACCCACCGCCCGCTCGGCCCGGTCGTCTGTATCAGCCCGTGGAACTTCCCGCTGGCGATTTTCACCGGCCAGATTGCCGCCGCCCTGGCCGCTGGCAACAGCGTGCTGGCAAAACCGGCAGAGCAGACCCCGCTGATTGCCGCGCAGGGCATCAACATTCTTCTGGAAGCGGGCGTACCGGCGGGCGTGGTTCAGCTGCTGCCGGGCCGCGGTGAAACCGTGGGTGCCAGACTGACCTCCGATAACCGCGTGCGCGGCGTGATGTTTACCGGCTCGACCGAAGTGGCCACTCTGCTGCAGCGCAACATTGCCACCCGCCTGGATGCGCAGGGCCGTCCTACGCCGCTCATCGCGGAAACCGGCGGCATGAACGCCATGATCGTGGACTCCTCTGCCCTGACGGAACAGGTGGTGGTCGACGTGCTGGCCTCCGCCTTCGACAGCGCCGGTCAGCGCTGCTCCGCCCTGCGCGTGCTCTGCCTGCAGGACGACGTGGCGGACCACACGCTGAAGATGCTGCGCGGCGCGATGGCCGAATGCCGCATGGGTAACCCGGGCCGTCTCACCACCGACATCGGGCCGGTGATCGACGCGGAAGCCAAAGCCAATATTGAAAACCACATTCAGGCCATGCGCGCGAAAGGGCGTCCGGTGTTCCAGGCGGTGCGTGAGAGCAGCGAAGATGCCCGCGAATGGCGGAGTGGCACCTTTGTGCCGCCAACGCTGATCGAGCTGGCAAGCTTCGACGAGCTAAAAAAAGAGGTCTTCGGCCCGGTGCTGCACGTGGTGCGCTACAACCGTAACAACCTGAACGAGCTGGTTGAGCAGATCAACGCCTCCGGCTATGGCCTGACGCTCGGCGTGCATACCCGTATTGACGAGACTATCGCCCAGGTGACCGGCAGCGCGAAAGTGGGCAACCTGTACGTCAACCGCAACATGGTTGGCGCGGTCGTGGGCGTGCAGCCGTTCGGCGGTGAAGGCCTTTCCGGCACCGGTCCGAAAGCGGGCGGTCCTCTCTACCTGTACCGTCTGCTGGCGAACCGTCCGGAGAACGCCCTGGGCGTGACGCTGGCGCGTCAGGACGCAGACTATCCGGTCGATGCGCAGCTGAAAACCGTGCTCACCCAGCCGCTGGAGGCGCTGATCGCCTGGGCGGAAAAACGTCCTGAGCTGCGGGCCGTTGCCCAGCAGTATGGCGAGCTGGCGCAGGCGGGCACGCAGCGTCTGCTGCCGGGGCCAACCGGCGAGCGCAACACCTGGACGCTGATGCCGCGCGAGCGCGTACTCTGCGTGGCGGATAACGAGCAGGACGCGCTGGTGCAGCTGGCGGCCGCGATGGCAACCGGGTGTGAGGTACTGTGGCCGGAAGACGCGCTGCATCGCGACCTGGCGAAACAGCTGCCGAAAGCGGTCTCGGCCCGCATTCGCTTCGCGAAGGCCGATGCGCTGCTGACCCAGCCGTTTGATGCCGTCATTTATCACGGTGATTCCGACCAGCTGCGCGAACTGTGCGAGCAGGTCGCGGCCCGCAGCGGGGCGATTGTATCGGTGCAGGGCTTTGCGCGCGGGGAAACCAACCTGCTGCTGGAGCGTCTGTACGTGGAGCGCTCGCTCAGCGTCAACACCGCGGCGGCAGGCGGTAACGCCAGCCTGATGACCATCGGTTAA
- the putP gene encoding sodium/proline symporter PutP, with the protein MAISTPMLVTFLVYIFGMILIGFLAWRSTKNFDDYILGGRSLGPMVTALSAGASDMSGWLLMGLPGAIFISGISESWIAIGLTVGAWINWKLVAGRLRVHTEANNNALTLPDYFTGRFEDNSRILRIISAVVILLFFTIYCASGIVAGARLFESTFGMSYETALWAGAAATILYTFVGGFLAVSWTDTVQASLMIFALILTPVIVIFTVGGFGESLEVIKQKSIENVDMLKGLNFVAIVSLMGWGLGYFGQPHILARFMAADSHHTIVHARRISMTWMILCLAGACAVGFFGIAYFNNNPAQAGAVNQNAERVFIELAQILFNPWIAGILLSAILAAVMSTLSCQLLVCSSAITEDLYKAFLRKNASQKELVWVGRFMVLVVALVAIALAANPENRVLGLVSYAWAGFGAAFGPVVLFSVMWSRMTRNGALAGMIIGAVTVIVWKQFAWLGLYEIIPGFIFGSIGIVVFSLLGKAPSASMQKRFAEADAHYHSAPPSKLQPE; encoded by the coding sequence ATGGCTATTAGCACACCGATGCTGGTGACATTTCTCGTTTATATTTTTGGCATGATCCTGATAGGGTTTTTGGCGTGGCGTTCAACGAAAAACTTTGACGACTACATTCTGGGCGGACGCAGCTTAGGCCCGATGGTGACCGCGCTGTCTGCGGGCGCATCGGACATGAGCGGCTGGCTGCTGATGGGCCTGCCGGGCGCGATTTTCATCTCCGGTATCTCGGAAAGCTGGATCGCCATCGGTCTGACCGTGGGCGCGTGGATCAACTGGAAGCTGGTGGCAGGCCGCCTGCGCGTGCACACCGAGGCCAACAATAACGCCCTGACGCTGCCGGACTACTTCACCGGACGCTTTGAAGATAACAGCCGCATCCTGCGCATCATCTCGGCGGTGGTTATCCTGCTGTTCTTCACCATCTACTGCGCCTCCGGCATCGTGGCGGGCGCGCGTCTGTTCGAAAGCACCTTCGGCATGAGCTATGAAACCGCCCTGTGGGCCGGTGCGGCGGCGACTATCCTGTATACCTTCGTGGGCGGGTTCCTGGCGGTAAGCTGGACCGACACCGTGCAGGCGAGCCTGATGATCTTTGCCCTGATCCTGACCCCGGTGATTGTGATTTTCACCGTTGGCGGCTTTGGCGAATCGCTGGAAGTGATCAAGCAGAAGAGCATTGAAAACGTCGACATGCTGAAAGGCCTCAACTTCGTGGCCATCGTGTCGCTGATGGGCTGGGGTCTGGGCTACTTCGGCCAGCCGCACATTCTGGCGCGCTTTATGGCGGCGGATTCTCACCACACTATCGTTCACGCGCGCCGCATCAGCATGACGTGGATGATCCTGTGTCTGGCGGGGGCGTGTGCGGTCGGCTTCTTCGGTATTGCCTACTTCAACAACAACCCGGCCCAGGCGGGCGCGGTGAACCAGAACGCGGAGCGCGTGTTCATCGAGCTGGCGCAGATTCTGTTTAACCCGTGGATTGCCGGCATCCTGCTCTCCGCGATCCTGGCGGCGGTGATGTCTACCCTTAGCTGCCAGCTGCTGGTTTGCTCCAGCGCGATTACCGAAGACCTCTACAAAGCCTTCCTGCGCAAGAACGCGAGCCAGAAAGAGCTGGTGTGGGTCGGGCGCTTTATGGTGCTGGTGGTGGCGCTGGTGGCGATTGCCCTGGCGGCCAACCCGGAAAACCGCGTGCTGGGCCTCGTGAGCTACGCGTGGGCGGGCTTTGGTGCGGCGTTTGGTCCGGTGGTGCTGTTCTCCGTCATGTGGTCACGCATGACCCGCAACGGCGCGCTGGCGGGGATGATCATCGGCGCGGTGACCGTCATCGTCTGGAAGCAGTTCGCGTGGCTGGGCCTGTACGAAATCATTCCGGGCTTCATCTTCGGCAGCATCGGCATCGTGGTCTTCAGCCTGCTGGGTAAAGCCCCGTCTGCCTCCATGCAGAAGCGCTTTGCTGAAGCAGACGCGCACTACCACTCCGCGCCGCCGTCTAAGCTGCAGCCTGAATAA
- a CDS encoding DUF3574 domain-containing protein, whose product MTIKTGLMAGALLLLAGCTVPSQHAAVETCKADNQMQQTTLYFGLNRPAGAQITPNEWQQFVDLDVTPRFRDGLTVFDARGQWLGNDGKVAREPSKALMLIHGKDAQSEKNIEALRGIYKSRFAQESVMRVDQPVCVQF is encoded by the coding sequence ATGACAATCAAAACAGGGTTAATGGCAGGGGCATTATTGCTGCTGGCAGGATGCACCGTACCGTCGCAGCACGCGGCGGTGGAGACCTGCAAAGCGGATAACCAGATGCAGCAAACCACGCTCTATTTCGGCTTAAACCGTCCTGCCGGGGCGCAGATTACCCCCAACGAGTGGCAGCAGTTTGTTGACCTGGACGTGACGCCGCGCTTTCGCGATGGCTTAACGGTATTTGATGCCCGGGGGCAGTGGCTGGGGAACGACGGAAAAGTGGCGCGCGAGCCGAGCAAAGCGCTGATGCTGATCCACGGAAAAGATGCGCAGAGCGAGAAGAACATCGAGGCGTTACGCGGGATTTATAAGTCACGCTTCGCGCAGGAGTCGGTGATGCGGGTCGATCAGCCGGTGTGCGTGCAGTTTTAA